A genomic region of Pyrus communis chromosome 14, drPyrComm1.1, whole genome shotgun sequence contains the following coding sequences:
- the LOC137714615 gene encoding FBD-associated F-box protein At5g60610-like: MALKSKSRYCAKDRIRELPVEVLRHILSFLPTKYAVRTSCLSSKWKNIWASVPILNFHHDYFSGDAGFSMFVERVLFMRDSSDIQRFSLCCRQIQDFSRVDGWIRTAIRRNVVELSISAIFDRLRIYELPKSLCICKSLMFLELLLNFTIKVPTSGCFPSLKYLCVMLFGMADKDSMNRLFSQCPVLEVLTIKTVSGIRHVVLDINISAPELKMLTIYLGRAGALHNLFVNAPKLENLNLCDSRLSNYIFENVKSLIKADIDLSDQFGIYDPGYVNRVTALLAGISHVKYLSAPSFEGCCLPAFDSLKHLELDLYDCNIFKSINELLKRSLNLEYLGANFNECIEEYLEHPWIQPNFVPNCLLSYLKTVSIRKFEGRQADMEVAKFLLKNSKVLNNITIATSDPQCAKKELYKEFCFLAISQLPIRVSPFASI, translated from the exons ATGGCTTTGAAAAGTAAGAGCCGATACTGTGCTAAAGATAGGATCAGGGAATTACCTGTCGAAGTTCTTCGTCACATACTTTCTTTCCTTCCAACGAAATATGCTGTCAGGACCAGCTGTTTGTCTTCCAAGTGGAAGAATATATGGGCTTCTGTCCCCATCCTTAACTTCCACCATGATTATTTTTCTGGAGATGCTGGATTTTCGATGTTTGTTGAACGTGTACTTTTCATGCGTGATTCATCAGACATTCAGAGGTTCAGTCTTTGTTGTCGCCAGATTCAGGATTTTTCACGTGTTGATGGTTGGATTCGGACGGCTATTAGGCGTAATGTTGTTGAACTTTCCATTTCTGCCATCTTTGATCGTCTCAGGATTTATGAGTTGCCTAAAAGCCTTTGCATATGCAAAAGTCTGATGTTTTTGGAGCTACTGTTAAACTTTACTATCAAAGTTCCTACATCAGGGTGTTTTCCAAGTCTGAAGTACCTCTGTGTTATGTTATTTGGCATGGCTGATAAGGACTCGATGAATAGGCTTTTTTCTCAATGCCCTGTACTCGAAGTTTTAACTATAAAAACAGTTTCAGGGATACGTCATGTAGTCTTGGACATCAACATTTCAGCTCCTGAACTGAAGATGCTAACAATTTATTTGGGCCGCGCAGGAGCTTTGCATAATCTTTTTGTCAATGCCCCAAAGCTTGAAAATCTAAATCTCTGTGACAGCCGTTtgtcaaattatatttttgagAATGTAAAATCACTAATCAAAGCGGATATAGATCTCAGTGACCAATTTGGAATTTACGATCCTGGCTATGTGAACCGTGTGACTGCACTTCTAGCCGGCATTTCCCATGTTAAATATCTTTCTGCTCCATCCTTTGAG GGTTGTTGTCTGCCTGCTTTCGATAGTCTGAAACACTTGGAACTGGATCTTTATGATTGCAACATCTTCAAATCGATAAATGAGTTGCTCAAGAGATCCCTTAATCTGGAATATCTTGGTGCAAAT TTCAACGAATGTATTGAAGAATACTTGGAGCATCCATGGATTCAGCCAAACTTTGTGCCTAATTGTTTGTTGTCATACCTCAAGACAGTCTCCATAAGGAAATTCGAGGGACGGCAAGCAGATATGGAAGTTGCAAAGTTTTTGTTAAAGAACAGTAAAGTATTGAATAACATAACTATTGCGACAAGTGATCCTCAGTGTGCAAAGAAGGAGCTATACAAGGAATTTT GTTTTCTCGCCATTTCTCAGCTGCCAATTAGAGTTTCACCGTTCGCCAGTATCTAA
- the LOC137715798 gene encoding large ribosomal subunit protein eL20z-like translates to MGEDEKERGVSSDHHHHHPPPPPEYGTFQGVANYPPPPPPTGFPQPAPPPGAANPSASHPESYPYGYQTVPGYAVAEGRPIRERRLRCCGCGLGWCLFIIGFFLGTIPWYVGAIILICARNRMDPREKPGYIACAVGAIVATIAIVLGATKGGHGW, encoded by the exons ATGGGCGAAGACGAAAAGGAGAGAGGAGTATCAagtgatcatcatcatcaccatcccCCTCCGCCACCCGAGTACGGAACTTTCCAAGGAGTAGCCAACTACCCACCACCGCCTCCGCCGACGGGATTCCCTCAGCCGGCGCCGCCGCCGGGAGCCGCTAACCCTTCAGCTTCTCATCCTGAAAGCTACCCTTATGGATATCAAACCGTTCCTG GTTATGCGGTTGCTGAAGGGCGACCTATAAGAGAGCGTCGCCTTCGTTGCTGTGGTTGTGGACTCGGCTGGTGCTT GTTTATCATCGGTTTCTTCCTTGGTACCATCCCCTGGTATGTTGGTGCAATTATCCTAATTTGTGCTAGGAATAGGATGGACCCCCGAGAGAAACCAGGATATATCGCTTGCGCAGTTGGT GCTATTGTTGCAACAATTGCTATTGTACTTGGTGCAACAAAGGGAGGTCATGGCTGGTAA
- the LOC137715126 gene encoding C2 domain-containing protein At1g53590-like isoform X1 produces the protein MDVTEVTVIHHVGIVLMVIWFLSHFNCCHPVAYFISLIYLYLVHERYVMRLRKKLQFEERKQANQRRVLSDSETVRWLNHAVEKIWPICMEQIASQKVLLPIIPWFLEKYKPWTVGKAIVQHLYLGRNPPMFTEMRVLRQSTDDDHLVLELGMNFLTADDMLGILAVKLRKRLGFGIWAKLHITGMHVEGKVLIGVRFLCKWPFLGRVRLCFVEPPYFQMTVKPIFTHGLDVTELPGIDGWLDKLLSVAFEQTLVQPNMLVVDMEKFTSPEQESWFSVDEKDPVAYVRVEVIEASDMKASDLNGFADPYVKGHLGVYQFKTKIQKKTLTPKWHEEFKIPIITWDSPNVLAIEVQDKDIFVDDTLGDCSINIGDLRNGGRHDMWLPLQKAGRLHLAVTVLDENGKEQKNLQGLDLNRFHTKGDESDDCPDVQEKPDVEERRNSFACDTGNKGSFSSISPGKSPKVADHFEPIDIDGQKETGIWVHHPGNEVSQTWEARKGKGRRLNTQIQGEPNGSGIGSQVNDTSSTDENPEDKRRMASVRKGLHKIGSVFHRNSKEDNSCTFKEPLETPRVNLRAVNENNIGVKFVVEDGLCSSPSGKANSKGGALSSGESGSDSPGKGNVKDMAKSLYKSAERSVKRALSRKGSRKPQADPRAVSEKEILADSTSSDDDVSLPSPFVEMIPVPSKAIPCSSDIDSGVTEEPVVQPVPDTAVDAEVPAKKVELGELEKVDEELDSPGRSGDALCEQSRVEAS, from the exons atggatgtAACAGAAGTTACAGTGATACACCATGTGGGGATTGTGTTAATGGTGATCTGGTTTCTCTCTCACTTCAATTGCTGCCACCCAGTTGCCTACTTCATCTCTCTCATTTATCTCTACCTG GTTCATGAGCGGTATGTTATGAGATTGCGGAAGAAATTACAATTTGAGGAAAGAAAACAGGCTAATCAGAGAAGG GTACTTTCTGATTCTGAGACCGTGCGGTGGTTGAACCATGCAGTTGAAAAGATATGGCCTATATGTATGGAACAGATTGCTTCACAGAAAGTTCTCCTCCCTATCATACCTTGGTTTTTGGAGAAGTACAAACCGTGGACTGTT GGTAAAGCTATAGTACAGCATCTTTACTTGGGAAGAAACCCACCTATGTTCACCGAGATGAGAGTTCTTCGCCAATCTACTGATGATGACCACTTG GTTCTGGAGCTGGGGATGAATTTTCTGACAGCTGATGATATGCTTGGAATTCTAGCTGTGAAACTGAGGAAAAGACTAGGTTTTGGAATCTGGGCAAAGTTGCATATTACAGGCATGCATGTTGAAGGGAAG gtCCTGATTGGGGTGAGGTTCCTTTGCAAGTGGCCTTTCCTAGGCCGTGTGCGGTTATGCTTCGTTGAGCCTCCATATTTTCAAATGACTGTCAAGCCTATTTTCACTCATGGGCTTGATGTTACGGAACTCCCTGGGATTGATGGCTGGCTG GATAAGCTTCTCTCTGTTGCCTTCGAGCAGACACTTGTTCAG CCTAATATGCTGGTCGTTGACATGGAGAAATTTACTTCACCGGAACAGG AAAGCTGGTTCTCTGTGGATGAGAAGGATCCTGTTGCTTATGTGAGAGTAGAAGTTATTGAAGCATCTGACATGAAAGCCTCCGATCTAAATG GATTCGCTGACCCTTATGTGAAGGGTCATTTGGGTGTTTACCAATTCAAAACTAAGATACAAAAGAAAACGCTGACTCCAAAATGGCACGAGGAATTTAAGATCCCCATTATCACCTGGGATTCACCAAATGTGCTAGCTATTGAAGTTCAGGACAAGGACATATTTGTTGATGACACCCTTGG AGACTGTTCCATTAACATTGGCGATCTTAGGAATGGCGGGAGGCATGACATGTGGTTGCCTCTTCAGAAGGCTGGGAGGCTGCATCTTGCAGTAACCGTACTTGATGAAAATGGGAAG GAACAGAAAAATCTTCAGGGGCTTGACTTGAACCGCTTTCATACAAAGGGAGATGAGTCAGATGACTGTCCAGATGTTCAGGAAAAGCCAGATGTGGAAGAACGAAGAAATTCCTTTGCCTGTGACACTGGTAATAAAGGTTCCTTCTCATCTATATCGCCGGGGAAATCTCCTAAGGTAGCAGATCATTTTGAGCCGATTGATATTGATGGGCAGAAAGAGACTGGTATATGGGTCCATCACCCAGGAAATGAAGTTTCACAAACTTGGGAGGCCAGAAAAGGAAAGGGTCGACGACTTAATACCCAAATTCAAGGGGAGCCTAATGGTAGTGGCATTGGATCCCAAGTTAATGATACCAGCAGCACTGACGAGAATCCTGAAGATAAACGGCGAATGGCATCAGTTCGCAAGGGTCTGCATAAGATCGGTTCGGTGTTCCATAGGAATTCCAAGGAGGATAATTCATGCACCTTTAAAGAGCCACTTGAAACCCCACGCGTGAATCTAAGGGCAGTTAATGAAAATAATATTGGTGTGAAATTTGTTGTGGAAGACGGCCTTTGTAGCTCTCCTTCTGGCAAGGCAAATTCAAAAGGAGGGGCTTTAAGTTCTGGAGAGAGTGGTTCGGATAGCCCAGGAAAGGGCAATGTTAAAGACATGGCAAAGAGTCTCTACAAAAGTGCTGAAAGGTCGGTAAAGCGTGCACTTTCACGGAAAGGTTCTAGAAAGCCTCAAGCTGATCCCCGCGCAGTGAGTGAAAAAGAAATTTTAGCAGATTCGACCTCTTCTGATGACGATGTTTCTCTTCCGTCCCCATTTGTTGAAATGATACCAGTTCCCTCCAAGGCTATACCTTGCAGCTCCGATATTGATTCAGGTGTAACAGAGGAGCCCGTGGTTCAGCCGGTACCTGACACTGCAGTGGATGCTGAAGTCCCAGCGAAGAAGGTTGAACTTGGAGAACTCGAaaaagtggatgaggagctggaCAGCCCTGGAAGAAGTGGCGATGCATTGTGCGAGCAGTCAAGAGTTGAAGCTAGCTGA
- the LOC137715126 gene encoding C2 domain-containing protein At1g53590-like isoform X2: MDVTEVTVIHHVGIVLMVIWFLSHFNCCHPVAYFISLIYLYLVHERYVMRLRKKLQFEERKQANQRRVLSDSETVRWLNHAVEKIWPICMEQIASQKVLLPIIPWFLEKYKPWTVGKAIVQHLYLGRNPPMFTEMRVLRQSTDDDHLVLELGMNFLTADDMLGILAVKLRKRLGFGIWAKLHITGMHVEGKVLIGVRFLCKWPFLGRVRLCFVEPPYFQMTVKPIFTHGLDVTELPGIDGWLDKLLSVAFEQTLVQPNMLVVDMEKFTSPEQESWFSVDEKDPVAYVRVEVIEASDMKASDLNGFADPYVKGHLGVYQFKTKIQKKTLTPKWHEEFKIPIITWDSPNVLAIEVQDKDIFVDDTLGDCSINIGDLRNGGRHDMWLPLQKAGRLHLAVTVLDENGKKNLQGLDLNRFHTKGDESDDCPDVQEKPDVEERRNSFACDTGNKGSFSSISPGKSPKVADHFEPIDIDGQKETGIWVHHPGNEVSQTWEARKGKGRRLNTQIQGEPNGSGIGSQVNDTSSTDENPEDKRRMASVRKGLHKIGSVFHRNSKEDNSCTFKEPLETPRVNLRAVNENNIGVKFVVEDGLCSSPSGKANSKGGALSSGESGSDSPGKGNVKDMAKSLYKSAERSVKRALSRKGSRKPQADPRAVSEKEILADSTSSDDDVSLPSPFVEMIPVPSKAIPCSSDIDSGVTEEPVVQPVPDTAVDAEVPAKKVELGELEKVDEELDSPGRSGDALCEQSRVEAS, encoded by the exons atggatgtAACAGAAGTTACAGTGATACACCATGTGGGGATTGTGTTAATGGTGATCTGGTTTCTCTCTCACTTCAATTGCTGCCACCCAGTTGCCTACTTCATCTCTCTCATTTATCTCTACCTG GTTCATGAGCGGTATGTTATGAGATTGCGGAAGAAATTACAATTTGAGGAAAGAAAACAGGCTAATCAGAGAAGG GTACTTTCTGATTCTGAGACCGTGCGGTGGTTGAACCATGCAGTTGAAAAGATATGGCCTATATGTATGGAACAGATTGCTTCACAGAAAGTTCTCCTCCCTATCATACCTTGGTTTTTGGAGAAGTACAAACCGTGGACTGTT GGTAAAGCTATAGTACAGCATCTTTACTTGGGAAGAAACCCACCTATGTTCACCGAGATGAGAGTTCTTCGCCAATCTACTGATGATGACCACTTG GTTCTGGAGCTGGGGATGAATTTTCTGACAGCTGATGATATGCTTGGAATTCTAGCTGTGAAACTGAGGAAAAGACTAGGTTTTGGAATCTGGGCAAAGTTGCATATTACAGGCATGCATGTTGAAGGGAAG gtCCTGATTGGGGTGAGGTTCCTTTGCAAGTGGCCTTTCCTAGGCCGTGTGCGGTTATGCTTCGTTGAGCCTCCATATTTTCAAATGACTGTCAAGCCTATTTTCACTCATGGGCTTGATGTTACGGAACTCCCTGGGATTGATGGCTGGCTG GATAAGCTTCTCTCTGTTGCCTTCGAGCAGACACTTGTTCAG CCTAATATGCTGGTCGTTGACATGGAGAAATTTACTTCACCGGAACAGG AAAGCTGGTTCTCTGTGGATGAGAAGGATCCTGTTGCTTATGTGAGAGTAGAAGTTATTGAAGCATCTGACATGAAAGCCTCCGATCTAAATG GATTCGCTGACCCTTATGTGAAGGGTCATTTGGGTGTTTACCAATTCAAAACTAAGATACAAAAGAAAACGCTGACTCCAAAATGGCACGAGGAATTTAAGATCCCCATTATCACCTGGGATTCACCAAATGTGCTAGCTATTGAAGTTCAGGACAAGGACATATTTGTTGATGACACCCTTGG AGACTGTTCCATTAACATTGGCGATCTTAGGAATGGCGGGAGGCATGACATGTGGTTGCCTCTTCAGAAGGCTGGGAGGCTGCATCTTGCAGTAACCGTACTTGATGAAAATGGGAAG AAAAATCTTCAGGGGCTTGACTTGAACCGCTTTCATACAAAGGGAGATGAGTCAGATGACTGTCCAGATGTTCAGGAAAAGCCAGATGTGGAAGAACGAAGAAATTCCTTTGCCTGTGACACTGGTAATAAAGGTTCCTTCTCATCTATATCGCCGGGGAAATCTCCTAAGGTAGCAGATCATTTTGAGCCGATTGATATTGATGGGCAGAAAGAGACTGGTATATGGGTCCATCACCCAGGAAATGAAGTTTCACAAACTTGGGAGGCCAGAAAAGGAAAGGGTCGACGACTTAATACCCAAATTCAAGGGGAGCCTAATGGTAGTGGCATTGGATCCCAAGTTAATGATACCAGCAGCACTGACGAGAATCCTGAAGATAAACGGCGAATGGCATCAGTTCGCAAGGGTCTGCATAAGATCGGTTCGGTGTTCCATAGGAATTCCAAGGAGGATAATTCATGCACCTTTAAAGAGCCACTTGAAACCCCACGCGTGAATCTAAGGGCAGTTAATGAAAATAATATTGGTGTGAAATTTGTTGTGGAAGACGGCCTTTGTAGCTCTCCTTCTGGCAAGGCAAATTCAAAAGGAGGGGCTTTAAGTTCTGGAGAGAGTGGTTCGGATAGCCCAGGAAAGGGCAATGTTAAAGACATGGCAAAGAGTCTCTACAAAAGTGCTGAAAGGTCGGTAAAGCGTGCACTTTCACGGAAAGGTTCTAGAAAGCCTCAAGCTGATCCCCGCGCAGTGAGTGAAAAAGAAATTTTAGCAGATTCGACCTCTTCTGATGACGATGTTTCTCTTCCGTCCCCATTTGTTGAAATGATACCAGTTCCCTCCAAGGCTATACCTTGCAGCTCCGATATTGATTCAGGTGTAACAGAGGAGCCCGTGGTTCAGCCGGTACCTGACACTGCAGTGGATGCTGAAGTCCCAGCGAAGAAGGTTGAACTTGGAGAACTCGAaaaagtggatgaggagctggaCAGCCCTGGAAGAAGTGGCGATGCATTGTGCGAGCAGTCAAGAGTTGAAGCTAGCTGA
- the LOC137714618 gene encoding protein argonaute 5-like: PLPLKPQIPGPRRPALAQAATSSAPPPAESPLLLICGMEQKLTLTAPPPSSSEVILYALRAGFGTACYEDHFRARVAARGLRYQYDVSITPEVASEKINRDVIDQLVKLYKESRLGNRIPAYDGMKSIYTAGPLPFASKEFVVTLPEKDDHEDSSAAAAGSKRSREFKVTLKLSSKPDLYQLQQFLQSQQHESPQEETQVLDVALRAAPPEKYSSFATELGQKGGDLGEGQEYWRGFSQSQFGLSLNIDVSARAIYEPIMVTEFVKKLLSDRQLSRPLPDRDRLKEKKPLKGVQVSLSYEEHTSYEVTGVSVEPQSKLKFTHERYSIGLRDVAMPALQSGRDSKPAYLPMELCTIGSGKRYSRLNERQATALLRATSQSPGDRERSIYQLKYHHSGREKSENPLMGQWNMINKVWYWLMCFDGSVCMLNSSSYV; the protein is encoded by the exons cccctcccccTAAAACCTCAAATACCCGGTCCTCGCCGACCAGCGCTAGCTCAGGCGGCCACCAGCTCGGCGCCTCCGCCTGCTGAGTCTCCACTACTGCTCATCTGTGGGATGGAGCAGAAACTGACGTTGACAGCTCCTCCACCGTCGTCGTCGGAGGTCATTCTGTATGCTCTGAGGGCTGGTTTCGGAACGGCCTGCTACGAGGATCATTTCCGGGCGAGGGTTGCGGCGAGAGGTCTCCGTTACCAGTACGAT GTGTCAATTACCCCTGAAGTTGCATCGGAAAAGATCAACAGGGATGTGATTGATCAGCTCGTAAAACTTTACAAGGAGTCTCGCCTAGGCAACAGAATCCCAGCTTATGATGGCATGAAAAGTATTTATACAGCAGGGCCCTTACCATTTGCCTCCAAAGAGTTTGTGGTCACGTTGCCCGAGAAAGATGACCATGAGGATtcctctgctgctgctgctggttcCAAAAGGAGC AGAGAATTCAAGGTCACTCTAAAATTGTCTAGCAAACCCGACCTCTATCAGCTCCAACAGTTCCTGCAAAGCCAGCAGCATGAGTCGCCCCAGGAGGAAACTCAAGTGCTGGATGTTGCTCTGAGGGCCGCACCTCCGGAAAA GTATTCGTCTTTCGCCACTGAGCTTGGGCAGAAAGGTGGTGATCTTGGTGAAGGTCAGGAATACTGGAGAGGGTTTTCCCAGAGTCAGTTTGGGCTTTCGCTCAATATAG ATGTATCGGCCAGAGCAATTTATGAGCCTATTATGGTAACTGAGTTTGTCAAAAAACTTTTGAGCGACAGACAACTGTCAAGGCCTTTGCCTGATCGTGATCGTTTGAAG GAGAAAAAGCCCTTAAAGGGGGTCCAGGTATCGCTTTCTTATGAAGAGCATACCAGTTATGAAGTCACTGGGGTGTCAGTTGAACCACAGAGCAAGTTGAA GTTCACTCATGAGAGGTACAGTATTGGGCTAAGGGATGTGGCAATGCCTGCACTTCAATCTGGAAGGGATTCAAAACCTGCTTATTTGCCAATGGAG CTTTGCACCATTGGTTCTGGGAAGCGGTACTCAAGGCTGAATGAGAGACAAGCAACAGCCCTTCTGAGAGCAACTTCTCAAAGCCCTGGAGATAGGGAGCGAAGCATATATCAG CTGAAATACCATCACAGTGGTCGTGAGAAGTCTGAAAATCCACTAATGGGGCAATGGAACATGATCAACAAAGTGTGGTATTGGTTAATGTGTTTTGACGGATCTGTGTGTATGTTGAACTCCAGTTCATACGTGTGA